Proteins found in one Longimicrobiales bacterium genomic segment:
- a CDS encoding efflux RND transporter permease subunit: protein MIQSFIRRPIAVSMIYLVVAALGIAAFRNVPIELLPDTDLPRLQVTAQWPGSSAEVIEAFLTAPLEGAIQQVRGVENITSTSSERSGTMIDVQFARETDMDFARLELSERIASLEPDLPVGASPPRITMYIPDEFQDQQQSVLRYTITGPYILEYLREYIDDHIVPDLYQVDGVGVINVNGGRARVLEIELDERRVQALGLSLPQVSARVAQMELIREAGAVAAPGGLHYTLAVRQRPQSAAEVSALPLLTNAGRIVRVADVARVYDTFEEQTQHFRIDGLPAVGMQVYKQPRSNTVEMAEAARQRIDELSASLPTGMRIILDNDQSVDIRRQLSDLRNRAGIAAIIVLVVLLIFLRSPRAAIIVFATVAFSILITINVIYFSGLTLNLLTLMGLAMGFGLVVDNAIVVLENIYRRRRRGEAAELAAQRGASEVVLPILAATCTTVVVLVPFVYLQGDLRVFYVPLALVVGISLVASLFVAFTFIPSLGAKLLGKVRPGHNPVPAPAAAGDGDGPVLLPPMPQSSWVVRLYGGMIRGTLAWPWVTIIAVIVLLGGSYHLFDKYVQTGRLWNFWGTQSDRISINISMQRGEELERVDEFARFFEDRLKAMPEVERFITTVNSQSASIQVYFPDEYQNTNVPVAIKEEMYQYSLGYGGADVRVYGYGPSFYGGGGSPPNYSIKVLGYNYDRVREIAEGLGGRLEGYTRIRDIDTNGAGSRFEKDKATELVLDINRTQLAMHDLTAADVVRQVSASVRGRTSNSTVRIGGEERLFSVKLDGYRTMDAAQMNELQIPTPSGQSVRLADVATLRERQVLNSVIRENQQYQRLVNYEFRGPQKLGDRTRDQVVASTALPPGYTIEKDQAWSWSVEEKQQIYGVLIVSILLIFMVTAAIFESLKLPLTVLLTVPMALIGVFLLFFYTGATFTREAYVGVIMMGGIVVNNSILLVDHVNQLRRVYGLPLAEALERGTLERVRPILMTSLTTICGLLPLVLFSQTADQNIWNALAYALIGGLSSSTILVLTVTPALYLLFERRAERRRVARQQPEVVPQPA from the coding sequence ATGATCCAGTCATTCATCCGCCGGCCCATCGCCGTCTCGATGATCTATCTGGTCGTCGCGGCGCTCGGTATCGCCGCGTTCCGCAACGTCCCGATCGAGCTGCTGCCGGATACGGACCTGCCGCGACTCCAGGTCACCGCGCAGTGGCCCGGCTCCTCCGCGGAGGTGATCGAGGCGTTCCTCACGGCACCGCTCGAAGGAGCGATCCAGCAGGTGCGCGGCGTGGAGAACATCACGTCCACATCGAGCGAGCGCAGCGGCACCATGATCGATGTGCAGTTCGCGCGCGAAACGGACATGGACTTCGCGCGACTCGAGCTGTCGGAACGCATCGCCTCCCTCGAGCCGGACCTGCCCGTCGGCGCCTCGCCGCCCCGCATCACGATGTACATTCCCGACGAGTTCCAGGACCAGCAGCAGTCCGTTCTACGCTACACGATCACCGGCCCCTACATCCTGGAATACCTGCGCGAATACATCGACGATCACATTGTCCCCGACCTGTACCAGGTGGACGGCGTCGGCGTCATCAACGTGAACGGCGGCCGCGCCCGGGTACTGGAGATCGAGCTGGACGAACGAAGGGTCCAGGCACTGGGGCTGAGCCTGCCGCAGGTGAGCGCCCGGGTCGCGCAGATGGAGCTGATCCGTGAGGCCGGCGCCGTGGCGGCCCCTGGCGGTCTGCACTACACGCTCGCCGTACGCCAGCGACCGCAGTCCGCCGCTGAAGTGTCCGCGCTGCCGCTGCTGACGAACGCCGGCCGCATCGTCCGCGTCGCGGACGTCGCGCGCGTCTATGATACGTTCGAGGAGCAGACGCAGCATTTCCGCATTGACGGCCTGCCCGCCGTCGGCATGCAGGTCTACAAGCAGCCGCGCTCGAACACCGTCGAGATGGCGGAGGCCGCCCGGCAGCGCATCGATGAGCTGAGCGCCTCACTGCCGACCGGTATGCGGATCATTCTGGACAACGACCAGAGCGTCGACATCCGCAGGCAGCTCTCCGATCTCCGCAACCGGGCCGGTATCGCTGCCATTATCGTGCTGGTCGTCCTGCTCATTTTCCTCCGTTCACCGCGCGCCGCGATCATAGTCTTTGCGACAGTCGCGTTCTCCATCCTGATCACGATCAACGTCATCTACTTCAGCGGCCTCACGCTCAATCTGCTGACACTCATGGGCCTCGCCATGGGCTTCGGCCTCGTCGTGGACAACGCCATTGTCGTGCTCGAGAACATCTACCGCCGTCGCAGGCGCGGTGAGGCCGCCGAACTTGCCGCGCAGCGCGGTGCGAGCGAGGTCGTCCTGCCCATTCTGGCCGCGACATGTACCACCGTCGTCGTGCTCGTGCCGTTCGTCTACCTGCAGGGCGATCTGCGTGTGTTCTACGTCCCGCTCGCACTCGTGGTGGGCATCAGCCTCGTCGCCAGCCTGTTCGTCGCCTTCACGTTCATCCCCTCGCTCGGCGCAAAGCTGCTCGGCAAGGTGCGGCCCGGGCACAATCCCGTCCCCGCTCCCGCTGCGGCCGGTGATGGCGACGGGCCGGTCCTGCTGCCGCCCATGCCGCAGTCGTCGTGGGTAGTGCGGCTGTACGGCGGCATGATCCGCGGCACGCTCGCGTGGCCGTGGGTCACGATCATCGCCGTCATCGTCTTGCTCGGCGGATCGTACCACCTGTTCGACAAGTACGTGCAGACGGGCCGGCTGTGGAACTTCTGGGGCACGCAGTCCGATCGCATCTCGATCAACATCAGCATGCAGCGCGGTGAGGAGCTCGAGCGCGTGGACGAGTTCGCACGGTTCTTCGAGGACCGGCTCAAGGCGATGCCCGAGGTAGAACGCTTCATCACTACCGTCAATTCGCAGAGCGCGTCCATCCAGGTCTATTTCCCGGATGAATACCAGAACACGAACGTCCCGGTCGCCATCAAGGAGGAGATGTACCAGTACTCGCTCGGGTACGGCGGCGCGGACGTGCGTGTGTACGGCTATGGCCCGTCGTTCTACGGCGGCGGCGGCTCACCGCCGAACTACAGCATCAAGGTGCTGGGCTACAACTACGACCGAGTGCGCGAGATCGCCGAGGGCCTCGGCGGCCGACTCGAGGGATATACGCGGATCCGTGACATCGACACGAACGGAGCCGGCAGCCGGTTCGAGAAGGACAAGGCGACGGAGCTGGTGCTGGATATCAACCGCACGCAGCTCGCCATGCACGATCTCACTGCGGCCGATGTCGTCCGGCAGGTTTCTGCGTCGGTACGGGGCCGCACGTCGAACAGTACCGTCCGGATCGGCGGCGAGGAGCGGCTGTTCTCGGTGAAGCTGGACGGCTATCGGACGATGGACGCGGCACAGATGAACGAGCTGCAGATCCCCACACCCTCCGGCCAGAGCGTGCGCCTGGCGGATGTCGCGACGCTGCGCGAGCGGCAGGTCCTGAATTCCGTCATCCGCGAGAACCAGCAGTATCAGCGGCTCGTCAATTACGAGTTTCGGGGACCCCAGAAGCTCGGCGACCGGACACGCGATCAGGTGGTCGCCTCGACCGCCCTCCCGCCCGGCTACACCATCGAGAAGGATCAGGCATGGTCGTGGTCCGTGGAAGAGAAGCAGCAGATCTACGGCGTGCTGATCGTCTCGATCCTGCTGATCTTCATGGTCACGGCGGCCATCTTCGAATCGCTCAAGCTCCCGCTCACCGTGCTGCTCACGGTGCCCATGGCGCTCATCGGCGTCTTCCTGCTGTTCTTCTACACAGGCGCGACGTTCACGCGCGAGGCGTATGTCGGGGTGATCATGATGGGCGGCATCGTCGTCAACAACTCGATCCTGCTCGTGGACCACGTCAACCAGCTGCGACGCGTGTACGGCCTGCCGCTCGCAGAGGCACTCGAGCGCGGCACGCTCGAGCGC